Proteins encoded in a region of the Streptomyces sp. NBC_00258 genome:
- the ectB gene encoding diaminobutyrate--2-oxoglutarate transaminase, whose translation MSITQPDLSVFETLESEVRSYCRAWPTVFDRAQGSRMFDEDGHEYLDFFAGAGSLNYGHNNPVLKRALIDYLERDGVTHGLDMSTTAKRGFLESFQNLVLRPRDLPYKVMFPGPTGTNAVESALKLARKVKGRESIVSFTNAFHGMSLGSLAVTGNAFKRAGAGIPLVHGTPMPFDNYFEGKVEDFLWFERLLEDQGSGLNKPAAVIVETVQGEGGINVARPEWLRALSELCERQDMLLIVDDIQMGCGRTGAFFSFEEAGITPDIVTVSKSISGYGLPMSLCLFKPELDIWEPGEHNGTFRGNNPAFVTAAAALEAYWSDGPAMEKQTRTRGEQVEEAFISITEENLADVKEYRGRGLVWGMEFHDKARAGRIAKRAFELGLLIETSGPESEVVKLLPALTITPEELDEGLRTLARAVRETA comes from the coding sequence GTGAGCATCACCCAGCCCGACCTGAGCGTCTTCGAGACCCTGGAGTCGGAGGTGCGCAGCTACTGCCGCGCCTGGCCCACCGTCTTCGACCGCGCGCAGGGCAGCCGCATGTTCGACGAGGACGGCCATGAGTACCTCGACTTCTTCGCCGGCGCCGGATCACTCAACTACGGCCACAACAACCCCGTACTGAAACGCGCCCTCATCGACTACCTGGAACGCGACGGCGTCACGCACGGTCTCGACATGTCGACGACCGCGAAGCGCGGCTTCCTGGAGTCCTTCCAGAACCTGGTGCTGCGGCCCCGCGACCTGCCGTACAAGGTCATGTTCCCGGGCCCGACCGGCACCAACGCCGTCGAGTCCGCGCTGAAACTGGCCCGGAAGGTCAAGGGGCGGGAGTCGATCGTCTCCTTCACCAACGCCTTCCACGGCATGTCGCTCGGCTCGCTCGCCGTGACCGGCAACGCCTTCAAGCGGGCCGGCGCCGGCATCCCGCTCGTGCACGGCACGCCGATGCCCTTCGACAACTACTTCGAGGGCAAGGTCGAGGACTTCCTCTGGTTCGAGCGGCTCCTGGAGGACCAGGGCTCCGGCCTCAACAAGCCCGCTGCCGTGATCGTCGAGACCGTGCAGGGCGAGGGCGGCATCAACGTCGCACGCCCCGAGTGGCTGCGCGCTCTGTCCGAGCTGTGCGAGCGCCAGGACATGCTGCTGATCGTCGACGACATCCAGATGGGCTGCGGCCGGACCGGGGCGTTCTTCTCCTTCGAGGAGGCGGGCATCACCCCCGACATCGTCACCGTCTCCAAGTCCATCAGCGGCTACGGACTGCCCATGTCCCTCTGCCTGTTCAAGCCCGAGCTGGACATCTGGGAGCCGGGCGAGCACAACGGCACCTTCCGCGGCAACAACCCCGCGTTCGTGACGGCCGCCGCCGCTCTGGAGGCGTACTGGTCCGACGGTCCCGCCATGGAGAAGCAGACCCGCACCCGTGGCGAGCAGGTCGAGGAGGCGTTCATCTCGATCACCGAGGAGAACCTCGCCGACGTCAAGGAGTACCGCGGCCGGGGCCTGGTCTGGGGCATGGAGTTCCACGACAAGGCGCGCGCGGGCCGGATCGCCAAGCGGGCCTTCGAACTCGGCCTGCTCATCGAGACGTCGGGCCCGGAGAGCGAGGTCGTGAAACTCCTCCCGGCGCTCACCATCACCCCCGAGGAGCTGGACGAGGGCCTGCGCACCCTCGCCCGCGCCGTCCGCGAGACGGCCTGA
- a CDS encoding ectoine synthase, giving the protein MIVRSFKEIEGTDRHVKSASGTWESKRIVLAKERVGFSVHETILYAGTETSMWYANHVEAVVCVEGEAELTDDETGEKYTITPGTMYLLDGHERHTMRIKEDFRCICVFNPPVTGREDHDENGVYPLLTEPEEV; this is encoded by the coding sequence GTGATAGTCCGTTCGTTCAAGGAGATCGAAGGCACTGACCGACACGTGAAATCGGCGTCGGGTACCTGGGAGAGCAAGCGCATCGTCCTCGCCAAGGAGAGGGTCGGCTTCTCCGTGCACGAGACGATCCTCTACGCGGGTACGGAGACGTCGATGTGGTACGCGAACCACGTCGAGGCCGTCGTCTGCGTGGAGGGCGAGGCCGAACTCACCGACGACGAGACCGGCGAGAAGTACACGATCACGCCGGGAACCATGTACCTCCTCGACGGGCACGAGAGGCACACGATGCGGATCAAGGAGGACTTCCGCTGCATCTGTGTCTTCAATCCGCCGGTGACCGGACGGGAGGACCATGACGAGAACGGCGTCTACCCCCTGCTGACCGAGCCCGAGGAGGTCTGA
- the thpD gene encoding ectoine hydroxylase, protein MTTITDLYPSRGTSEVSVPRQDPVVWSEPGTPGPIPGADLQSYERDGFLAVDQIIGEDEVALYHAELERLVTDPAIRADERSIVEPKSQEIRSVFEVHKISEIFAQLVRDERVVGRARQILGSDVYVHQSRINVKPGFGASGFYWHSDFETWHAEDGLPNMRTVSVSIALTENFDTNGGLMIMPGSHNTFLGCSGATPKDNYKKSLQMQDAGTPSDEALTKFASKHGIKLFTGKAGSATWFDCNCMHGSGDNITPFPRSNVFIVFNSVENAAVEPFSAPVRRPDFIGARDFTPVK, encoded by the coding sequence ATGACGACCATCACCGACCTGTATCCCAGCCGCGGCACCAGCGAGGTGTCCGTGCCCCGGCAGGACCCGGTCGTGTGGAGCGAGCCCGGCACGCCGGGACCGATCCCCGGGGCCGACCTGCAGTCGTACGAGCGTGACGGTTTCCTCGCCGTCGACCAGATCATCGGCGAGGACGAGGTCGCGCTCTACCACGCGGAGCTGGAGCGCCTGGTGACGGACCCGGCGATCCGTGCCGACGAGCGCTCGATCGTGGAGCCGAAGTCGCAGGAGATCCGCTCGGTCTTCGAGGTCCACAAGATCAGTGAGATCTTCGCCCAGCTGGTACGCGACGAGCGCGTGGTCGGCCGTGCCCGGCAGATCCTCGGCTCGGACGTGTACGTCCACCAGTCGCGGATCAACGTCAAGCCCGGCTTCGGTGCGAGCGGCTTCTACTGGCACTCCGACTTCGAGACCTGGCACGCCGAGGACGGTCTGCCGAACATGCGGACGGTGTCCGTCTCGATCGCGCTGACCGAGAACTTCGACACCAACGGCGGCCTCATGATCATGCCGGGGTCGCACAACACGTTCCTCGGCTGTTCCGGAGCCACGCCGAAGGACAACTACAAGAAGTCGCTGCAGATGCAGGACGCGGGCACGCCCTCCGACGAGGCGCTCACCAAGTTCGCGTCCAAGCACGGCATCAAGCTCTTCACGGGCAAGGCCGGCTCGGCGACCTGGTTCGACTGCAACTGCATGCACGGCTCCGGCGACAACATCACGCCGTTCCCGCGCTCGAACGTCTTCATCGTGTTCAACAGCGTGGAGAACGCGGCGGTGGAGCCGTTCTCGGCGCCGGTACGCCGGCCCGATTTCATCGGAGCGCGGGACTTCACCCCGGTGAAGTGA
- a CDS encoding alkene reductase — protein sequence MTTAYDPIDLSGTSLANRIAMAPMTRSRAGEGGAPTDLTVEYYAQRASAGLIITEGIQPSATGQGYPDTPGLHSAEQIAAWRRVTDAVHAAGGRIFAQLMHAGRIGHPSLLPDGLVNVGASPVPAQGQVYTHEGPLDFVAPRELTGDEVRATVGEFVTAARGAVEAGFDGVELHGANGYLIHQFLAPGSNHRTDEWGGSVENRIRFAVETVKAVAAEIGAGRTAIRLSPGNPYNDIQEPEPEPTYTALVNELEPLGLAYLHVTEAVEMRELTLELRKRFSGALVLNPATEGPTGPESLALVEDGVADLVAYGQLFLANPDLPARLRTGGPFNDPDGATFFGGDAKGYTDYPAL from the coding sequence TTGACCACCGCATACGACCCGATCGACCTGTCCGGCACATCCCTCGCCAACCGGATCGCCATGGCGCCGATGACCCGCAGCAGGGCGGGCGAGGGCGGCGCCCCCACCGACCTCACCGTCGAGTACTACGCGCAGCGCGCCTCCGCGGGGCTGATCATCACCGAGGGCATCCAGCCGTCCGCGACCGGCCAGGGCTACCCGGACACCCCCGGCCTGCACAGCGCCGAGCAGATCGCCGCCTGGCGGAGGGTGACCGACGCCGTGCACGCCGCCGGCGGCCGGATCTTCGCGCAGCTCATGCACGCGGGGCGGATCGGCCACCCCAGCCTGCTGCCCGACGGACTCGTCAACGTCGGCGCGTCACCCGTACCGGCCCAGGGACAGGTCTACACGCACGAGGGCCCCCTCGACTTCGTCGCCCCGCGCGAGCTCACGGGCGACGAGGTCCGCGCCACCGTCGGCGAGTTCGTGACCGCCGCGCGGGGCGCCGTCGAGGCGGGCTTCGACGGGGTCGAACTGCACGGCGCCAACGGCTACCTGATCCATCAGTTCCTCGCCCCCGGCTCCAACCACCGCACCGACGAGTGGGGCGGCTCCGTCGAGAACCGCATACGGTTCGCCGTCGAGACCGTGAAGGCCGTCGCCGCCGAGATCGGTGCCGGGCGCACCGCCATCCGGCTCTCGCCCGGCAACCCGTACAACGACATCCAGGAGCCCGAGCCGGAGCCGACGTACACCGCGCTGGTGAACGAGCTGGAGCCGCTGGGCCTCGCGTATCTGCACGTCACCGAGGCGGTCGAGATGCGTGAGCTGACTCTCGAACTGCGCAAGCGGTTCAGCGGAGCCCTCGTCCTGAACCCGGCCACCGAGGGGCCGACCGGACCGGAGTCCCTGGCCCTCGTCGAGGACGGCGTCGCCGATCTCGTCGCGTACGGCCAGCTGTTCCTGGCCAACCCGGACCTGCCGGCCCGTCTGCGGACCGGCGGTCCGTTCAACGACCCCGACGGGGCCACGTTCTTCGGCGGGGACGCGAAGGGCTACACGGACTACCCGGCGCTGTAA
- a CDS encoding MarR family winged helix-turn-helix transcriptional regulator: protein MSASQEAAAPQADPACIDELPSAARGGPVSHAISRVARLHRTAAGKLLRGAGLYPGQEFVMMHLWDRGPVRQSDLIKAVDLDPSTITKMLQRLEQSGHVTRSPDPKDRRAVLVEATDKSCGLLDEVTHAWADLEEHTLAGLSAAERTQLVVLLSRVEANLCTETGGCPAQGSS, encoded by the coding sequence ATGAGTGCCAGCCAGGAGGCCGCGGCCCCGCAGGCCGACCCCGCCTGTATCGACGAGCTGCCCTCCGCCGCGCGCGGCGGCCCGGTCAGCCACGCCATCTCACGGGTCGCCCGGCTGCACCGCACGGCCGCGGGCAAGCTGCTGCGCGGGGCCGGGCTCTACCCCGGGCAGGAGTTCGTGATGATGCACCTGTGGGACCGGGGCCCGGTGCGTCAGTCGGACCTCATCAAGGCGGTCGACCTCGATCCGTCCACGATCACGAAGATGCTCCAGCGCCTTGAGCAGTCCGGGCATGTGACGCGCAGCCCGGATCCGAAGGACCGGCGCGCGGTACTCGTCGAGGCGACCGACAAGAGCTGTGGACTGCTCGACGAGGTCACACACGCCTGGGCCGACCTCGAGGAGCACACCCTCGCGGGCCTGAGCGCGGCCGAGCGGACCCAGCTCGTCGTTCTCCTCTCCCGGGTCGAGGCGAACCTCTGCACGGAGACGGGGGGCTGCCCGGCCCAGGGCTCGTCGTAG
- a CDS encoding maleylpyruvate isomerase family mycothiol-dependent enzyme, which produces MTDDHDGAPELLAAWAFGALQPADEKAVPAHLADCESCAAEAERLRETVRLLDVSPGTSTGSGSPATAARNGSGAVSQNGSAAGVTDTESPGGSADASVGGGPAGADGVLALALRSRPALPRVAAHAAPYAAAVAGLRALLREVDGHGPWGTPVVHDWDVRDTVGHLIAADEQLAVRLGLQTHTPPSRTAEDTPWEEAWNTRTADVIAYERTRDPEETVAAWSARAAALLATPEARDPERAAHATTLMGVRLPVSDHFVVRAFETWIHTDDIGRALGLAVPPLPDAHLWRLVRLAVRILGMALGPTAPPVLFAVTGGESSTEWVLGSEDEAVRGELVLDAVDFCLLVGGRYTPEEVPRGTAGDEAVVRDVLERAAALSWL; this is translated from the coding sequence GTGACCGACGACCACGACGGTGCGCCCGAGCTGCTGGCCGCCTGGGCCTTCGGTGCGCTGCAGCCCGCGGACGAGAAGGCGGTACCGGCGCATCTGGCCGACTGCGAGAGCTGCGCGGCGGAGGCGGAACGGCTCCGCGAGACCGTACGGCTGCTGGACGTGTCACCGGGGACGTCCACGGGCAGCGGATCGCCGGCCACGGCCGCGCGGAACGGTTCCGGCGCGGTCTCGCAGAACGGTTCGGCCGCCGGAGTGACGGACACCGAAAGCCCGGGCGGTTCCGCGGATGCGTCCGTCGGCGGCGGTCCGGCCGGAGCGGACGGTGTGCTCGCCCTCGCGCTGCGCTCCAGGCCCGCCCTGCCGCGGGTCGCCGCGCACGCGGCCCCTTACGCGGCCGCCGTCGCCGGACTGCGCGCACTGCTGCGGGAGGTGGACGGCCATGGCCCGTGGGGCACGCCCGTCGTGCACGACTGGGACGTCCGCGACACCGTCGGCCATCTGATCGCCGCCGACGAGCAACTGGCCGTACGTCTGGGCCTTCAGACCCACACACCGCCCTCACGGACCGCCGAGGACACACCGTGGGAGGAGGCCTGGAACACGCGGACCGCCGACGTCATCGCGTACGAGCGGACGCGCGACCCCGAAGAGACGGTGGCCGCCTGGTCCGCGCGGGCCGCCGCACTGCTGGCCACGCCCGAGGCCCGGGATCCCGAACGGGCCGCGCACGCGACGACGTTGATGGGTGTACGGCTGCCGGTCTCCGACCACTTCGTCGTGCGCGCCTTCGAGACGTGGATCCACACGGACGACATCGGCCGCGCGCTCGGTCTCGCCGTGCCGCCGCTCCCGGACGCCCATCTGTGGCGACTGGTCCGGCTCGCCGTACGCATCCTCGGCATGGCACTGGGGCCCACGGCACCGCCGGTGCTGTTCGCGGTGACCGGCGGCGAGAGCTCCACCGAGTGGGTGCTCGGCTCCGAGGACGAGGCTGTCCGGGGCGAACTCGTCCTGGACGCCGTGGACTTCTGCCTGCTCGTGGGCGGCCGGTACACACCCGAGGAGGTTCCGAGGGGCACGGCGGGCGACGAGGCCGTCGTACGCGACGTACTGGAGCGGGCTGCCGCCCTGTCCTGGCTGTAG
- a CDS encoding RNA polymerase sigma factor, whose product MVVPVEPTLHKSERPPADAELHQRLVYGDESALSEAYAAYGGLVRRIAGRVTNSPAAAEDVAQEVFAQLWSRPYAFDARRGSLRTWLSVLAHRRAVDWVRSEARHRKAAGADDSALHAIPDTGPGPDEAVVDRERSLLLHSALAELPQPQREVVHLAYFAGRTYRQAAVELGIPEGTAKTRLRSALRKLAETLAEPPDPAWERGA is encoded by the coding sequence GTGGTGGTGCCGGTGGAGCCAACTCTCCACAAGTCCGAACGGCCGCCCGCGGATGCCGAGTTGCATCAGCGGCTGGTGTACGGCGACGAGTCCGCGCTGTCCGAGGCCTACGCGGCGTACGGCGGACTCGTGCGGCGGATCGCCGGGCGCGTCACGAACAGCCCGGCGGCCGCCGAGGACGTGGCGCAGGAGGTCTTCGCCCAGCTGTGGAGCAGGCCGTACGCGTTCGACGCGCGCCGGGGCTCGCTGCGCACCTGGCTGTCCGTGCTCGCGCACCGGCGGGCCGTGGACTGGGTGCGCAGCGAGGCCCGGCATCGCAAGGCCGCCGGGGCGGACGACTCCGCGCTGCACGCCATCCCCGACACCGGGCCCGGGCCCGACGAGGCGGTCGTCGACCGCGAGCGCTCGCTGCTGCTGCACTCCGCGCTGGCCGAACTCCCGCAGCCGCAGCGGGAGGTGGTCCATCTCGCCTACTTCGCGGGCCGCACCTACCGCCAGGCAGCCGTCGAGCTCGGCATCCCGGAGGGCACCGCCAAGACCCGCCTGCGGTCCGCGCTGCGCAAGTTGGCCGAGACTTTGGCCGAGCCGCCGGATCCGGCGTGGGAAAGGGGCGCATGA
- a CDS encoding aminotransferase class V-fold PLP-dependent enzyme: protein METFETLVRAEFAAKNTYLNTASTGLLPVRAVDAMRAGVESVAAGQPQDMFADVEAARASFARLAGVPDRRVAAGASVAVYSGLIAASLPEGAEVLTAEADFTSVVNPFHVRSDLKVRTVPLERIAESVRPGTALVAVSAAQSADGRIVDLPALREAAREHGARTYIDASQAIGWLPIEAGAYDYVSSVAFKWLVCPRGVAFLVVPEDLGGLNPIFAGWVAGEHPWDSCYGPVEELAHSARRFDESPSLFSYAGARHSLELIEELGVDAVHAHDLALADRFRAGLAGLGQEPVPAPGSAIVSVPGLGKRQPELSRAGIEVSDRAGNLRAAFHLYNTAADVDRLLDVLSG from the coding sequence ATGGAGACCTTCGAGACCCTCGTCCGAGCCGAGTTCGCCGCGAAGAACACCTATCTCAACACCGCCAGCACCGGGCTGCTGCCGGTCCGCGCGGTCGACGCCATGCGGGCCGGCGTCGAGTCCGTGGCGGCCGGGCAGCCGCAGGACATGTTCGCCGACGTGGAGGCGGCCCGCGCCTCCTTCGCCCGCCTGGCCGGCGTCCCGGACCGCCGTGTCGCGGCCGGGGCCTCCGTCGCCGTCTACAGCGGACTGATCGCCGCCTCGCTGCCGGAGGGCGCCGAAGTCCTCACCGCCGAGGCCGACTTCACCTCCGTGGTGAACCCCTTCCACGTGCGCAGCGACCTCAAGGTGCGCACCGTGCCGCTGGAGCGGATCGCCGAGTCGGTGCGCCCCGGCACCGCGCTCGTCGCGGTCAGCGCCGCACAGTCCGCGGACGGCCGGATCGTCGATCTGCCGGCGCTGCGCGAGGCCGCGCGCGAGCACGGGGCCCGTACGTACATCGACGCGTCCCAGGCCATCGGGTGGCTGCCGATCGAGGCGGGCGCGTACGACTATGTGTCCTCCGTCGCCTTCAAGTGGCTCGTCTGCCCGCGGGGCGTGGCTTTCCTGGTCGTTCCGGAGGACCTGGGAGGACTGAACCCGATCTTCGCGGGCTGGGTCGCGGGAGAGCACCCCTGGGACAGCTGCTACGGGCCGGTCGAGGAACTCGCCCACTCCGCACGGCGGTTCGACGAGAGCCCGAGCCTCTTCTCGTACGCAGGCGCCCGCCACTCGCTGGAGCTGATCGAGGAGTTGGGCGTGGACGCCGTGCACGCCCATGACCTCGCCCTCGCCGACCGCTTCCGCGCGGGCCTGGCCGGCCTGGGGCAGGAGCCGGTTCCGGCGCCGGGCTCTGCGATCGTCTCCGTGCCCGGACTCGGCAAGAGGCAGCCGGAGTTGAGCCGGGCGGGGATCGAAGTCTCGGACCGTGCGGGCAACTTGAGGGCCGCGTTCCACCTGTACAACACGGCCGCGGATGTCGACCGTCTGCTGGACGTCCTGTCGGGCTGA
- a CDS encoding DsbA family oxidoreductase yields MRVEIWSDIACPWCYVGKARFEKALDAFPHRDDIEVVHRSFELDPGRARTDIQPVIKMLTKKYGMSEAQAQAGEENLGTQAAAEGLEYRTQGRDHGNTFDMHRLLHLAKERGRQDELIQIFYRANFAEERSVFGDDERLVELAVAAGLDADEARKVLADPSAYADEVRADEREAAELGANGVPFFVLDRKYGVSGAQPAEVFAQALEQAWGSHSPLKLIQQDDAEACGPDGCAVPQN; encoded by the coding sequence ATGCGCGTCGAGATCTGGAGCGACATCGCCTGCCCGTGGTGCTACGTGGGCAAGGCCCGCTTCGAGAAGGCGCTCGACGCCTTCCCGCACCGCGACGACATCGAGGTGGTGCACCGCTCCTTCGAGCTCGACCCCGGGCGCGCCAGGACCGACATCCAGCCGGTGATCAAGATGCTCACCAAGAAGTACGGGATGAGCGAGGCGCAGGCGCAGGCCGGTGAGGAGAACCTCGGCACACAGGCCGCCGCCGAGGGTCTGGAGTACCGCACCCAAGGCCGCGACCACGGCAACACCTTCGACATGCACCGGCTGCTGCACCTCGCCAAGGAGCGGGGCCGGCAGGACGAGCTGATCCAGATCTTCTACAGGGCGAACTTCGCCGAGGAGCGGTCCGTCTTCGGCGACGACGAGCGGCTGGTGGAGCTGGCCGTCGCCGCCGGGCTCGACGCCGACGAGGCCCGCAAGGTGCTCGCCGACCCGTCCGCGTACGCGGACGAGGTCCGCGCCGACGAGCGCGAGGCGGCCGAGCTGGGCGCGAACGGCGTGCCGTTCTTCGTCCTCGACCGGAAGTACGGCGTCTCCGGCGCCCAGCCCGCCGAGGTCTTCGCGCAGGCCCTGGAGCAGGCGTGGGGCAGCCACTCGCCCCTCAAGCTGATCCAGCAGGACGACGCCGAGGCGTGCGGCCCCGACGGATGCGCGGTGCCGCAGAACTGA
- a CDS encoding GNAT family N-acetyltransferase yields MIRNRVTGRRVTRTVLSVEAETVADLHSRARATYYPDGAPHDGTDRVAAWRGVIERPDAQVLCTVHEGRIVAVASFRTADGAPSDTVKLFQLHVDPDHWRTGLGSALHAECVEQWRADGRRIATLDVHVDNERARDFYARRGWVPDPENPPVAGGHHLVLRYAVGTASARE; encoded by the coding sequence ATGATCAGAAACCGGGTGACCGGCCGCCGAGTGACCAGAACCGTGCTGTCCGTCGAGGCGGAGACCGTCGCCGACCTGCACTCCCGGGCACGGGCGACGTACTACCCGGACGGGGCGCCGCACGACGGGACCGACCGGGTCGCGGCCTGGCGGGGCGTCATCGAGCGGCCGGACGCACAGGTGCTGTGCACGGTCCACGAGGGCCGCATCGTGGCCGTCGCCTCGTTCCGCACCGCGGACGGCGCGCCCTCCGACACCGTGAAGCTGTTCCAGCTCCATGTCGACCCGGACCACTGGCGTACGGGCCTCGGGAGCGCGCTGCACGCCGAGTGCGTGGAGCAGTGGCGGGCCGACGGCAGGCGGATCGCGACGCTCGACGTGCACGTGGACAACGAGCGCGCCCGGGACTTCTACGCCCGCCGGGGCTGGGTGCCGGATCCGGAGAACCCGCCGGTCGCGGGCGGCCACCATCTCGTCCTGCGGTACGCGGTGGGCACGGCCTCCGCCCGGGAATGA
- a CDS encoding pyridoxal-phosphate-dependent aminotransferase family protein, with product MTHPLLDLAPLSAAHFASIEDRVARLLSTEQDVLITQGEALLPLEGAIRGAAGPGTTALNVITGPYGQTFGDWLRDCGATVHDLAVPFHTAVTAAQIREAFAEHPEIDFVSLVHAEAATGNTNPVAEIGEVVRAHGALFYLDAVASIGAEPVLPDAWGVDLCVIGAQKAMGGPAGVSAVSVSDRAWARMSANPHAPRRSYLSLLDWKERWIDTGRRALLHAPAQLEMLALEACVVRIEEEGLDTVMSRHAAAAAATRAGALTLGGGIEPYVYEDSAAAPVATTLRTPVGVDASAVVARALAADPALPLAAGGGALAKEMIRVNHYGPAASPDTVQSCLSALRAALTEA from the coding sequence GTGACCCACCCACTCCTGGACCTGGCGCCGCTGAGCGCCGCGCACTTCGCGTCGATCGAGGACCGCGTGGCGCGGCTGCTCTCCACCGAGCAGGACGTCCTGATCACCCAGGGCGAGGCGCTGTTGCCGCTGGAGGGAGCCATTCGCGGCGCCGCCGGCCCCGGTACGACGGCTCTCAACGTGATCACCGGTCCGTACGGGCAGACGTTCGGCGACTGGCTGAGGGACTGCGGCGCGACGGTGCACGACCTGGCCGTCCCCTTCCACACGGCGGTCACGGCCGCGCAGATCCGGGAGGCCTTCGCCGAGCACCCGGAGATCGACTTCGTCTCCCTCGTCCACGCGGAGGCGGCCACCGGCAACACCAACCCGGTCGCGGAGATCGGCGAGGTCGTACGGGCACACGGTGCCCTGTTCTACCTGGACGCGGTGGCCTCGATCGGTGCGGAGCCGGTGCTGCCGGACGCGTGGGGCGTGGACCTGTGCGTGATCGGCGCCCAGAAGGCGATGGGCGGTCCGGCCGGGGTCTCCGCGGTCTCGGTGAGCGACCGCGCCTGGGCCCGTATGTCCGCCAACCCGCACGCTCCGCGCCGCTCCTACCTCTCCCTGCTGGACTGGAAGGAGCGCTGGATCGACACCGGCCGCCGGGCACTCCTGCACGCCCCGGCCCAGCTGGAGATGCTCGCGCTGGAGGCGTGTGTGGTCCGTATCGAGGAGGAGGGGCTCGACACGGTGATGTCCCGCCATGCGGCGGCCGCGGCGGCCACCCGGGCGGGTGCGCTCACGCTGGGCGGGGGCATCGAGCCGTATGTGTACGAGGACTCGGCGGCGGCCCCGGTCGCCACGACGTTGCGTACGCCGGTCGGGGTCGACGCCTCCGCGGTGGTGGCCAGGGCGCTGGCCGCCGACCCGGCGCTGCCGCTCGCCGCGGGTGGCGGTGCCCTGGCCAAGGAGATGATCCGGGTCAACCACTACGGCCCCGCGGCGTCTCCGGACACGGTCCAGTCCTGCCTCTCCGCGCTGCGCGCGGCATTGACCGAGGCCTGA
- a CDS encoding transporter substrate-binding domain-containing protein, which yields MKMVLGRRSRILAATTATAGLLLVAGCSSDDDGGKKTTANGVELVKGGQLTTCTHLPYPPFQSEIDGKVQGFDVSIIDLVAKDLGVKQVILDQPFENFKTGGSLNAGQCDLAAAGMTITDERKKNVDFSDPYFEATQAVLADRKSGISSFADLKGKKVGAQAQTTGEEFAKSKGLDPVSFESSDALLNGLRTGQVKAVVIDYPVVQGWLKDKANADAFEVADNINTGEEYGVTVKKGNTELADAINKALADAKSDGTYKKLYEKWIGPYDEDAASASPSAAS from the coding sequence GTGAAGATGGTCCTCGGGCGCCGGTCCCGCATCCTGGCCGCCACCACCGCGACGGCCGGGCTGCTGCTCGTCGCCGGCTGTTCTTCGGACGACGACGGGGGCAAGAAGACCACCGCGAACGGGGTCGAGCTGGTGAAGGGCGGGCAGCTCACCACCTGCACGCACCTGCCGTACCCGCCGTTCCAGTCGGAGATCGACGGCAAGGTGCAGGGCTTCGACGTCTCGATCATCGACCTGGTCGCCAAGGACCTGGGCGTGAAGCAGGTGATCCTCGACCAGCCCTTCGAGAACTTCAAGACCGGCGGGTCCCTCAACGCCGGCCAGTGCGACCTCGCCGCGGCCGGCATGACGATCACCGACGAGCGCAAGAAGAACGTCGACTTCTCCGACCCGTACTTCGAGGCCACCCAGGCCGTCCTGGCCGACAGGAAGAGCGGCATCTCCTCCTTCGCGGACCTCAAGGGCAAGAAGGTCGGCGCCCAGGCGCAGACCACCGGCGAGGAGTTCGCGAAGAGCAAGGGCCTCGACCCGGTCTCGTTCGAGTCCTCCGACGCACTCCTCAACGGCCTGCGCACCGGCCAGGTCAAGGCCGTCGTCATCGACTACCCGGTCGTCCAGGGCTGGCTGAAGGACAAGGCCAACGCGGACGCCTTCGAGGTCGCCGACAACATCAACACCGGTGAGGAGTACGGCGTCACGGTGAAGAAGGGCAACACCGAGCTCGCCGACGCCATCAACAAGGCGCTGGCGGACGCGAAGTCCGACGGCACGTACAAGAAGCTCTACGAGAAGTGGATCGGCCCGTACGACGAGGACGCCGCCTCCGCTTCCCCGTCCGCCGCCTCATGA